A genome region from Crossiella equi includes the following:
- a CDS encoding DUF4434 domain-containing protein encodes MVTLCAATTALSPVALGAPRELNPPQAQVANGALLARFVLGGPAQPKGTPKPGRSRAVPGADALAEAKARDSRSYQDSSKVGTDGELEAASTAWPDAPSGPWVDDCLNSADAHSKYGRTYNRFQWCSRFRLGGEYYQASSGGLQYKGTSTIEYDAIALGSDTTRGIRLYFRARPGTADYSGWANPAERAQAPGLNLHLSAHCEQTQDYCYPLGSEQVQTFDDWDEDASWHTWEVRSTDRDATGGDKVTEHRWFFGIGGSGGGYVGGSVASPPKPIRCDAASYFKVRSQRYNLACVFSDVLPFLQYRIADSAVRGVAQHIDEAFATPNATYPTSTTTKNIPGQYQGTNPPLHRLGKKSEAAKQNASTKESACRKRGEYALTGHPTFSRSTLDCDEYPFHITAEGAANPNWDFSVKAVDAGQNRSAGSKLRWFLQNNRILLGNDPFWVDIPDGASATSRGRTSAETRTAPAGQLAVAAEPPPPVPPFSGSLSGSFIQPDLVDGWTDGKLAEEMTMMKDLRMTQVVLQWAANNHDKREQGTKTAVFPTSQPGYRQVTSTDVVGRTLAKAQDAGLEVWMGLPVSDKWWEVYAHDRSWLLNEAATAKAFARELWSKYGHHSSFKGWYLSFELDNVNFSDNASQVNMIDFYREVLDELRLVTGDKPIVIAPFYNDVNRGLPGWQNPEAWRDMWTRLLLEADVDVIALQDGVGAGHADPATMAEWFAAMSDAMEYADSQAVLVSDTETFFVGASGLQPMTTRAMVTSMKALWARVDGLWSFSFNHYQSPRSKFASPPYLRGYQQWLANVLGNGGDGETPTTPTGLSASVVSPQTVHLSWNRSTDATSGIAGYHIYRDGELVADWLHDGSGFIDRQLDGGRTYQWVVKAFDGSGNESADSNTVSATTPPFPPAPVNHARCGATEPGQRGCPYTLTPGSAAAAPEYPDDGGTELTDGKLGPELYGPEWQGRNAVGEYGVVIDLGERKQIREINSRWFQVRQDYAFLPPKVEYFVSDQPDSGFVLAESIDIPPVSRHIQAKTYRSIDRQNLWGRYVKVVVDGGTAWTLADEVEVRGL; translated from the coding sequence GTGGTGACGCTCTGCGCGGCCACCACCGCGCTCAGCCCCGTCGCGCTCGGTGCGCCGCGCGAGCTGAACCCGCCCCAGGCACAGGTGGCCAACGGCGCGCTGCTGGCGCGGTTCGTACTCGGCGGCCCGGCCCAGCCGAAGGGCACCCCGAAGCCGGGCCGGTCCCGGGCCGTGCCCGGCGCGGACGCCCTGGCCGAGGCCAAGGCCCGGGACAGCCGCTCGTACCAGGACTCCTCCAAGGTCGGCACGGACGGCGAGCTGGAAGCCGCCTCGACGGCCTGGCCGGACGCACCCTCCGGGCCCTGGGTCGACGACTGCCTCAACTCCGCCGACGCGCACTCCAAGTACGGCCGCACCTACAACCGGTTCCAGTGGTGCAGCCGCTTCCGGCTGGGCGGCGAGTACTACCAGGCCAGCTCCGGCGGCTTGCAGTACAAGGGCACCAGTACCATCGAGTACGACGCCATCGCGCTGGGCAGCGACACCACCCGCGGCATCCGGCTGTACTTCCGCGCCCGGCCCGGTACCGCCGACTACAGCGGCTGGGCCAACCCGGCCGAACGCGCGCAGGCCCCGGGGCTGAACCTGCACCTGTCCGCGCACTGCGAACAGACCCAGGACTACTGCTACCCGCTGGGTTCAGAGCAGGTGCAGACCTTCGACGACTGGGACGAGGACGCCAGCTGGCACACCTGGGAGGTCCGCTCCACCGACAGGGACGCCACCGGCGGCGACAAGGTCACCGAGCACAGGTGGTTCTTCGGCATCGGTGGCTCCGGCGGCGGGTACGTGGGCGGCTCGGTCGCCTCGCCGCCCAAGCCCATCCGCTGCGACGCGGCGAGCTACTTCAAGGTCCGCTCTCAGCGGTACAACCTGGCCTGCGTGTTCAGCGACGTGCTGCCCTTCCTCCAGTACCGGATCGCGGACAGCGCGGTGCGCGGGGTGGCCCAGCACATCGACGAGGCCTTCGCCACCCCGAACGCCACCTACCCGACCAGCACCACGACGAAGAACATCCCCGGCCAGTACCAGGGGACCAACCCGCCGCTGCACCGGTTGGGCAAGAAGAGCGAGGCCGCCAAGCAGAACGCCTCGACCAAGGAGTCGGCCTGCCGCAAGCGCGGTGAGTACGCGCTGACCGGGCACCCGACCTTCTCCCGGTCCACATTGGACTGCGACGAGTACCCCTTCCACATCACGGCGGAGGGCGCGGCCAACCCGAACTGGGACTTCTCGGTCAAGGCCGTGGACGCCGGGCAGAACCGCTCGGCGGGCAGCAAGCTGCGCTGGTTCCTGCAGAACAACCGGATCCTGCTCGGCAACGACCCGTTCTGGGTGGACATCCCCGACGGCGCGAGCGCGACCAGCCGGGGCCGCACCTCCGCCGAGACCAGGACCGCCCCGGCCGGGCAGCTGGCCGTCGCCGCCGAACCGCCCCCGCCCGTGCCGCCGTTCAGCGGCAGCCTCAGCGGCTCGTTCATCCAACCCGACCTCGTCGACGGCTGGACCGACGGCAAGCTCGCCGAGGAGATGACGATGATGAAGGACCTGCGGATGACGCAGGTCGTGCTCCAGTGGGCGGCCAACAACCACGACAAGCGCGAGCAGGGCACCAAGACCGCCGTGTTCCCGACCAGCCAGCCCGGCTACCGCCAGGTGACGAGCACCGACGTGGTGGGCCGCACGCTGGCCAAGGCCCAGGACGCCGGGCTGGAGGTCTGGATGGGCCTGCCGGTCAGCGACAAGTGGTGGGAGGTCTACGCGCACGACCGGAGCTGGCTGCTGAACGAGGCGGCCACCGCCAAGGCCTTCGCCCGCGAGCTGTGGTCCAAGTACGGCCACCACAGCTCGTTCAAGGGCTGGTACCTGTCCTTCGAGCTGGACAACGTGAACTTCAGCGACAACGCCTCCCAGGTCAACATGATCGACTTCTACCGCGAGGTGCTGGACGAGCTGCGCCTGGTCACCGGGGACAAGCCGATCGTGATCGCGCCCTTCTACAACGACGTCAACCGCGGCCTCCCGGGCTGGCAGAACCCCGAGGCCTGGCGCGACATGTGGACGCGGCTGCTGCTGGAGGCCGACGTCGACGTGATCGCGTTGCAGGACGGCGTGGGCGCGGGCCACGCCGACCCGGCCACCATGGCGGAGTGGTTCGCGGCGATGAGCGATGCCATGGAGTACGCGGACTCCCAGGCGGTGCTGGTCTCGGACACCGAGACCTTCTTCGTCGGCGCCTCCGGACTCCAGCCGATGACCACCCGCGCGATGGTCACCAGCATGAAGGCGCTGTGGGCACGGGTGGACGGGCTGTGGTCGTTCTCCTTCAACCACTACCAGTCGCCACGCTCGAAGTTCGCCTCGCCGCCGTACCTGCGCGGCTACCAGCAGTGGCTGGCCAACGTGCTGGGCAACGGGGGCGACGGTGAGACACCGACCACCCCGACCGGGCTCAGCGCGAGCGTGGTCAGCCCGCAGACGGTGCACCTGAGCTGGAACCGGTCCACCGACGCCACCAGCGGTATCGCCGGGTACCACATCTACCGGGACGGCGAGCTGGTCGCGGACTGGCTCCACGACGGCTCGGGCTTCATCGACCGCCAGCTCGACGGCGGCCGGACCTACCAGTGGGTGGTCAAGGCCTTCGACGGCTCCGGCAACGAGTCCGCCGACAGCAACACGGTCAGCGCGACCACCCCGCCGTTCCCGCCCGCCCCGGTGAACCACGCCCGCTGCGGCGCGACCGAACCGGGCCAGCGGGGCTGCCCGTACACGCTGACCCCGGGGTCGGCGGCGGCCGCGCCGGAGTACCCGGACGACGGCGGTACCGAGCTGACCGACGGCAAGCTGGGGCCGGAGTTGTACGGCCCGGAGTGGCAGGGCCGCAACGCGGTCGGCGAGTACGGCGTGGTGATCGACCTGGGCGAGCGCAAACAGATCCGGGAGATCAACAGCCGCTGGTTCCAGGTGCGTCAGGACTACGCGTTCCTGCCGCCGAAGGTCGAGTACTTCGTCTCCGACCAGCCCGACAGCGGTTTCGTGCTGGCCGAGTCCATCGACATCCCACCGGTCAGCAGGCACATCCAGGCCAAGACCTACCGCTCGATCGACCGGCAGAACCTGTGGGGCCGCTACGTGAAGGTGGTGGTCGACGGCGGCACGGCCTGGACCCTGGCCGACGAGGTGGAGGTCAGGGGACTCTAG
- a CDS encoding response regulator, giving the protein MKTVRLLVVDDHPVVRDGLTGMLARDPGFEVLAEAADGETALRLAEQLRPDVVLMDLRMPGLGGVEATRRLTAQGHRVLVLTTYDTDDDVLPAIEAGATGYLLKDASRDELLRAVRATARGEAVLAPSVAAVLMDRVRRPAPGPLSPREVEVLGLVAGGATNREAAAELFLTEATVKSHLLNIYAKLGVNDRAAAVTEAFHRGLLRPRASGGQSPHP; this is encoded by the coding sequence ATGAAGACCGTCCGGCTCCTGGTGGTGGACGACCACCCCGTCGTGCGCGACGGTCTCACCGGCATGCTGGCCCGCGACCCGGGCTTCGAGGTCCTGGCCGAGGCCGCTGACGGCGAGACCGCCCTGCGCCTGGCCGAACAGCTCCGCCCGGACGTGGTCCTGATGGACCTGCGCATGCCGGGCCTGGGCGGCGTCGAGGCGACCAGGCGGCTGACCGCCCAGGGCCACCGGGTCCTGGTGCTGACCACCTACGACACCGACGACGACGTGCTGCCCGCGATCGAGGCGGGCGCGACCGGCTACCTGCTCAAGGACGCCTCCCGGGACGAGCTGCTGCGCGCGGTGCGGGCGACCGCCCGGGGCGAGGCCGTGCTGGCGCCCTCGGTGGCGGCGGTGCTGATGGACCGCGTCCGCCGCCCGGCCCCGGGGCCGCTCAGTCCCCGTGAGGTGGAGGTGCTCGGTCTGGTGGCCGGTGGTGCGACCAACCGGGAGGCCGCGGCCGAGCTGTTCCTCACCGAGGCCACGGTGAAGTCCCACCTGCTCAACATCTACGCCAAGCTCGGGGTCAACGACCGGGCGGCCGCGGTCACCGAGGCGTTCCACCGGGGACTGCTGCGGCCGCGGGCCAGCGGTGGACAGTCGCCGCACCCTTGA
- a CDS encoding sensor histidine kinase, protein MTQLETRWGPLVTVGPYVLLAALAAVIATVREEPTTDLVLCGVLGLWLLAFVTVRPVWHQGDGPRAVFVTGLLAVLAVLVVRAPEFGFFAPVGYLFVFRLLRWPWQPVGVAVMAVLAGTAQASGIDKSTAFGWFAYAAVVACNVLAMCGYAWFARRLDEATAENAALHERLLVQAREAGVREERQRMAREIHDTLAQGLTGIISQLRATEHAEDRHVAAAAALARESLAEARRSVHALRPEPLCDNGLGEALAEVAQRWSVLHGIPVRVTTTGQVRPVPPEAEAALLRVAQEALANVAKHAQANRVGVTLSYLAEETALDVRDDGRGFDPASPGPGFGLTSMRQRMAGLAGTLAVESEPGAGTGISARVGVGT, encoded by the coding sequence ATGACGCAGCTGGAGACGCGCTGGGGTCCACTGGTGACGGTCGGGCCGTACGTGCTGCTCGCGGCGCTGGCCGCCGTCATCGCCACGGTCCGGGAGGAACCGACCACCGACCTGGTGCTGTGCGGGGTGCTCGGGCTGTGGCTGCTGGCCTTCGTCACGGTCCGCCCGGTCTGGCACCAGGGCGACGGGCCGCGGGCGGTGTTCGTCACCGGGCTGCTGGCGGTCCTGGCGGTGCTGGTCGTGCGGGCACCGGAGTTCGGGTTCTTCGCACCCGTCGGCTACCTGTTCGTCTTCCGGCTGCTGCGCTGGCCCTGGCAGCCGGTCGGCGTGGCCGTGATGGCGGTGCTCGCGGGCACCGCCCAGGCCTCCGGGATCGACAAGAGCACCGCGTTCGGCTGGTTCGCCTACGCGGCGGTGGTGGCCTGCAACGTGCTGGCCATGTGCGGCTACGCCTGGTTCGCCCGCCGCCTGGACGAGGCGACCGCGGAGAACGCGGCCCTGCACGAGCGGCTGCTGGTCCAGGCGCGGGAGGCCGGGGTGCGGGAGGAGCGGCAGCGGATGGCGCGGGAGATCCACGACACCCTCGCCCAGGGCCTGACCGGGATCATCAGCCAGCTGCGCGCGACCGAGCACGCCGAGGACCGGCACGTGGCCGCCGCGGCCGCACTGGCCAGGGAGAGCCTGGCCGAGGCCCGCCGGTCGGTGCACGCGCTGCGCCCGGAACCGTTGTGCGACAACGGGTTGGGTGAGGCCCTGGCCGAGGTGGCGCAGCGGTGGTCGGTGCTGCACGGCATCCCGGTGCGGGTCACCACGACCGGGCAGGTCCGGCCGGTCCCGCCCGAGGCGGAGGCCGCGCTGCTGCGGGTGGCGCAGGAGGCCCTGGCGAACGTGGCCAAGCACGCCCAGGCGAACCGGGTCGGTGTGACGCTGTCCTACCTGGCGGAGGAGACCGCGTTGGACGTCCGCGACGACGGCCGGGGTTTCGACCCGGCCAGCCCCGGCCCCGGGTTCGGGCTGACCTCGATGCGCCAGCGCATGGCAGGTCTGGCTGGCACGCTGGCCGTGGAGTCGGAACCCGGTGCGGGCACGGGGATCTCGGCTCGGGTGGGGGTGGGCACATGA
- a CDS encoding FAD-binding oxidoreductase has protein sequence MSGLSRRGLLAGAGAAAAAAALGTGTATAREAAPGAITVRPDDRRYENLLRGNNFRFVGQPDEIRVCTSTEQVVRAVADAVRSGRRLAVRSGGHGFENLTAHREVRVLLDLGLMDEVGYDPARRAFSVRPGATLGQVYERLHHGWGVTVPGGSCPEVGAGGHFVGGGYGALSRRYGSVVDHLYAVEVVVVDRDGTARAVVATREPDDPNHDLWWAHTGGGGGNFGVVTRYWLRSTGATGTDPATLLPPSPRRMVQHALIWSWAGVTEAKLTALLRDFGTWHERNSAPGSPGTGLWGVLQAGHRDGGSLLLSVQADADLPGVDRLMDDFLAEVTRCVGLVPFLDLRRTLPWLHRMTWPGSGEPGDAVTRRYKIKGAYLRRAYTDAQLAAVYRNLIAEGGRGGSVLLIGYGGQVNAVAPAATAVAQRDMVLKAVYQTIWESDEEDDAHIEWVRALYQDVYRATGGVPAEGSYINYADADLADPELNTSGVPAHVLYHGENYPRLRRVKARWDPGNVFRHPLSVQAG, from the coding sequence ATGTCAGGACTGAGCAGGCGGGGACTGCTGGCGGGTGCGGGCGCGGCGGCCGCGGCGGCGGCGCTGGGCACCGGGACCGCGACCGCGCGGGAGGCGGCGCCCGGCGCGATCACCGTCCGACCGGACGACCGGCGCTACGAGAACCTGCTGCGCGGCAACAACTTCCGGTTCGTCGGCCAGCCCGACGAGATCCGGGTGTGCACCAGCACCGAACAGGTGGTGCGGGCGGTGGCCGACGCGGTGCGCTCGGGCAGGCGGCTCGCGGTGCGCAGTGGTGGCCACGGGTTCGAGAACCTGACCGCGCACCGCGAGGTGCGCGTGCTGCTGGACCTCGGGCTGATGGACGAGGTCGGCTACGACCCGGCCCGGCGCGCCTTCTCCGTGCGGCCCGGCGCCACGCTCGGGCAGGTGTACGAGCGGCTGCACCACGGCTGGGGTGTGACCGTGCCGGGCGGCAGTTGCCCGGAGGTCGGCGCGGGCGGGCACTTCGTCGGCGGCGGCTACGGCGCGCTGTCCCGGCGGTACGGCTCGGTGGTGGACCACCTGTACGCCGTGGAGGTCGTGGTGGTGGACCGGGACGGCACCGCCCGCGCGGTGGTGGCCACGCGCGAGCCCGACGACCCGAACCACGACCTGTGGTGGGCGCACACCGGTGGTGGCGGCGGGAACTTCGGCGTGGTGACGCGGTACTGGCTGCGGTCCACGGGCGCCACCGGCACCGACCCGGCCACGCTGCTGCCGCCCTCGCCGCGCCGCATGGTGCAGCACGCGCTCATCTGGTCCTGGGCGGGGGTCACCGAGGCCAAGCTCACCGCGCTGCTGCGCGACTTCGGCACCTGGCACGAGCGCAACAGCGCACCCGGCTCGCCGGGGACCGGGCTGTGGGGAGTGTTGCAGGCCGGGCACCGCGACGGCGGCTCGCTCCTGCTGTCCGTGCAGGCCGATGCCGACCTGCCGGGTGTGGACCGGCTGATGGACGACTTCCTGGCCGAGGTGACCCGGTGCGTGGGCCTGGTGCCGTTCCTGGACCTGCGCCGCACACTGCCCTGGCTGCACCGCATGACCTGGCCGGGCTCGGGCGAACCGGGCGACGCGGTGACCCGCCGCTACAAGATCAAGGGCGCCTACCTGCGCCGCGCGTACACCGACGCCCAGCTCGCCGCCGTGTACCGCAACCTCATCGCCGAGGGCGGCCGGGGCGGCAGCGTGCTGCTGATCGGCTACGGCGGCCAGGTCAACGCGGTGGCCCCGGCGGCGACCGCGGTCGCCCAGCGGGACATGGTGCTCAAGGCCGTCTACCAGACCATCTGGGAGTCGGACGAAGAGGACGACGCGCACATCGAGTGGGTCCGCGCGCTCTACCAGGACGTCTACCGCGCCACCGGCGGGGTGCCCGCGGAGGGTTCCTACATCAACTACGCGGACGCCGACCTGGCCGACCCCGAGCTGAACACCTCCGGGGTGCCCGCGCACGTGCTCTACCACGGCGAGAACTACCCGAGGCTGCGGCGGGTCAAGGCCCGGTGGGACCCGGGGAACGTCTTCCGGCACCCGCTGTCCGTGCAGGCGGGCTAG
- a CDS encoding haloacid dehalogenase type II, which produces MVDLTRYDALSFDCYGTLIDWETGIAAVLAPWAREHGLAVGEEELLLAYADHEAAVERETPAARYPDVLAEAFRRTGSGFGRPVDERWAQRLGESVPDWPAFPDSADALARLAERYRLVILSNVHRAGFAGSNEQLRGRFAAVITAEDVGAYKPAENHFRALDRTLTELGVERSGLLHVAQSLFHDHVPAKREGLPSVWINRRHDRPGWGATPAPAREWSYALEFPSMGSFADAVDRAFA; this is translated from the coding sequence ATGGTGGACCTGACCAGGTACGACGCCCTCAGCTTCGACTGCTACGGCACGCTCATCGACTGGGAGACCGGCATCGCCGCGGTGCTCGCCCCCTGGGCCCGCGAGCACGGCCTGGCCGTGGGCGAGGAGGAGCTGCTGCTGGCCTACGCCGACCACGAGGCCGCCGTCGAGCGGGAGACCCCGGCTGCCCGCTACCCGGACGTGCTGGCCGAGGCTTTCCGCCGCACCGGCTCGGGCTTCGGCCGTCCGGTGGACGAGCGGTGGGCACAGCGGCTTGGCGAGTCGGTACCGGACTGGCCCGCCTTCCCGGACTCCGCTGACGCGCTGGCCCGCCTGGCGGAGCGGTACCGACTGGTCATCCTGTCCAACGTGCACCGCGCCGGGTTCGCGGGCAGCAACGAGCAGCTGCGCGGCCGGTTCGCCGCGGTCATCACCGCCGAGGACGTGGGCGCCTACAAGCCCGCCGAGAACCACTTCCGCGCCCTGGACCGCACGCTCACCGAGCTGGGCGTCGAGCGGTCCGGCCTGCTGCACGTGGCGCAGAGCCTGTTCCACGACCACGTCCCGGCCAAGCGCGAGGGCCTGCCGTCGGTGTGGATCAACCGCCGCCACGACCGCCCGGGCTGGGGCGCGACCCCGGCCCCGGCGCGGGAGTGGAGCTACGCCCTGGAGTTCCCGTCGATGGGCTCCTTCGCCGACGCGGTCGACCGGGCCTTCGCCTAG
- a CDS encoding GntR family transcriptional regulator — protein sequence MSALDGFVIRRATTAQQVADGLSERILAGAFGPGDRLRESAIATELGVARNTVREAVRMLELGGLVRYEVNRGAVVISPTPEGVEALYTARERLETAAAARGVRRPEQLTAIADAFAALEEAAASRDPARIVDRDLAFHAAVVALLDSSRLTDFFADLAKELRFYLMALSVADREFETPEVVVAEHRVILEAVRSGDRDRAVAELRAHIEVNAMRLKEILAERR from the coding sequence GTGTCCGCTCTCGACGGTTTTGTGATCCGCCGCGCGACCACCGCCCAGCAGGTGGCCGACGGCCTGTCCGAGCGCATCCTGGCCGGTGCGTTCGGGCCCGGCGACCGCCTGCGGGAGAGCGCGATCGCCACCGAACTGGGCGTGGCCCGCAACACCGTGCGCGAGGCGGTGCGCATGCTCGAGCTCGGCGGCCTGGTGCGCTACGAGGTGAACCGGGGCGCGGTGGTCATCTCCCCCACCCCGGAGGGCGTCGAGGCGCTCTACACCGCCCGCGAACGACTGGAGACCGCCGCGGCCGCCCGCGGGGTGCGGCGCCCGGAGCAGCTCACCGCGATCGCCGACGCCTTCGCCGCCCTGGAGGAGGCCGCCGCCTCCCGCGACCCGGCCCGCATCGTGGACCGGGACCTGGCCTTCCACGCCGCGGTCGTGGCGCTGCTGGACAGCTCGCGGCTGACCGACTTCTTCGCCGACCTGGCCAAGGAGCTGCGGTTCTACCTCATGGCGCTGTCCGTGGCCGACCGGGAGTTCGAGACCCCCGAGGTCGTGGTGGCCGAGCACCGGGTGATCCTGGAAGCCGTGCGGTCCGGCGACCGGGACCGCGCGGTGGCCGAGCTGCGCGCGCACATCGAGGTGAACGCGATGCGGCTCAAGGAGATCCTGGCCGAACGCCGCTGA
- a CDS encoding NAD(P)H-binding protein, with translation MIVITTPTGDIGSQLVTRLLGHEDLRLIVRDPARLPAEVRDQVEVVTGSHGDPEVLDRALPGADAVFWLVPPDVRTPSLDLAYSGFTQAAAKAFPAHGVEHVVAVCALGRDTPLAGHAGLVTASFAMTDLIAASGVALRALACPTFMDNVARQAQTIREHGVYADSVLPDRRGPHVATADIAAAAARLLLDRSWTGQREVPLLGPEDLSAQDIVRTLSEVLGRPVRYQRQSLEEFRDRYLGYGASPAFAEGMVDMMRAKDQGLDAAVARTPENTTPTTFRQWCEQAFG, from the coding sequence ATGATCGTGATCACCACTCCCACCGGCGACATCGGCAGCCAGCTCGTCACCCGGCTGCTCGGCCACGAGGATCTCCGCCTGATCGTCCGCGACCCCGCCCGCCTGCCCGCCGAGGTGCGGGACCAGGTCGAGGTCGTGACCGGTTCACACGGCGACCCCGAGGTGCTCGACCGGGCCCTGCCCGGCGCGGACGCGGTGTTCTGGCTGGTCCCGCCGGACGTCCGGACCCCCAGCCTGGACCTCGCCTACTCCGGCTTCACCCAGGCCGCCGCCAAGGCCTTCCCCGCGCACGGCGTCGAGCACGTCGTCGCCGTCTGCGCCCTGGGCCGCGACACCCCGCTGGCCGGGCATGCGGGCCTGGTCACCGCTTCCTTCGCCATGACCGACCTGATCGCCGCCAGCGGTGTGGCCCTGCGCGCGCTGGCCTGCCCGACCTTCATGGACAACGTCGCCCGCCAGGCCCAGACCATCCGCGAGCACGGTGTCTACGCCGACTCGGTGCTGCCGGACCGGCGCGGCCCGCACGTGGCCACCGCCGACATCGCCGCGGCGGCCGCCCGCCTGCTGCTGGACCGCTCCTGGACCGGCCAGCGCGAGGTCCCGCTGCTGGGCCCGGAGGACCTGTCCGCGCAGGACATCGTGCGCACACTCAGCGAGGTGCTCGGCCGTCCGGTGCGCTACCAGCGCCAGAGCCTGGAGGAGTTCCGCGACCGCTACCTCGGCTACGGCGCGAGCCCGGCCTTCGCCGAGGGCATGGTGGACATGATGCGCGCCAAGGACCAGGGCCTGGACGCGGCCGTGGCCCGGACACCGGAGAACACCACACCGACCACGTTCCGCCAGTGGTGCGAACAGGCTTTCGGCTGA
- a CDS encoding LysR family transcriptional regulator produces the protein MDLDLRKLRYFVAVARHRHFGRAAEELFIAQPVLSRQIRAFEQELGCALLVRTTRSVELTEAGRQLQEEAQAVLASVDLAVRRVHEADQGAQRLVVAFAAGLHVSEAIREFTARHPHIGIGVLPLSWREQDVPLRDGRAHVAFLRRPFHDTGMRTVPIGTDLQVACLSARHPLAERPALTLAELSGETVLDGHSRRISSLEEKMELIAAGHGIAQLPASVARAYTRPDLVHREVTDAPPFETCLALLKGRRERRLLDFLAVATPVLRGATSGSPVASRPA, from the coding sequence ATGGATCTGGACCTGCGCAAGCTCCGCTACTTCGTCGCGGTGGCCCGGCACCGGCACTTCGGGCGGGCGGCGGAGGAGCTGTTCATCGCGCAGCCGGTGCTGAGCAGGCAGATCCGGGCCTTCGAGCAGGAGCTGGGCTGTGCCCTGCTGGTGCGCACCACCCGCAGCGTGGAGCTGACCGAGGCGGGCCGCCAGCTCCAGGAGGAGGCCCAGGCGGTGCTCGCCTCCGTGGACCTGGCGGTGCGCCGGGTGCACGAGGCCGACCAGGGCGCCCAGCGGCTGGTGGTGGCGTTCGCGGCCGGGCTGCACGTCTCCGAGGCGATCCGCGAGTTCACCGCCCGCCACCCGCACATCGGGATCGGTGTGCTGCCGCTGAGCTGGCGCGAGCAGGACGTGCCGCTGCGCGATGGCCGGGCACACGTGGCCTTCCTCCGCCGCCCCTTCCACGACACGGGCATGCGCACCGTCCCGATCGGCACCGACCTCCAGGTGGCCTGCCTGTCCGCACGCCACCCGCTGGCCGAACGCCCGGCCCTCACCCTGGCCGAGCTGTCCGGCGAGACGGTCCTGGACGGCCACTCTCGCCGCATCTCCTCGCTGGAGGAGAAGATGGAGCTGATCGCGGCGGGCCACGGCATCGCCCAGCTCCCGGCCAGTGTGGCGCGCGCCTACACCCGCCCGGACCTGGTGCACCGCGAGGTCACCGACGCACCGCCGTTCGAGACCTGCCTGGCCCTGCTGAAGGGCCGCCGCGAACGCCGCCTGCTGGACTTCCTGGCGGTCGCGACCCCGGTGCTGCGCGGGGCTACCTCGGGTTCACCGGTTGCTTCCAGACCTGCTTGA
- a CDS encoding EF-hand domain-containing protein — MSDAEEPDVVDASFDLCDVDGDGQLEWEDLRDITEISLRRLGIGLDSHQGQTVLTAWAGWWGCLLEYADTNGDGQLDRAEFRQAVSTGYQAEPRYLNAVNALSAALFGAVDADADGYLSYEEVIGIETTSEIPKRQAMASFHAMDLDRDGRISRQEYEQAFRSMCLGEDPLGAANLLLG, encoded by the coding sequence ATGTCGGATGCCGAGGAACCGGACGTCGTCGACGCGTCCTTCGACCTGTGCGACGTGGACGGCGACGGCCAGCTGGAGTGGGAGGACCTCCGCGACATCACGGAGATCAGCCTCCGGCGCCTGGGCATCGGCCTGGACTCGCACCAGGGCCAGACGGTCCTGACGGCCTGGGCGGGCTGGTGGGGCTGTTTGCTGGAGTACGCCGACACCAACGGCGACGGCCAGCTCGACCGGGCCGAGTTCCGCCAGGCGGTCAGCACCGGCTACCAGGCCGAACCGCGCTACCTGAACGCGGTCAACGCCCTGTCGGCCGCCCTGTTCGGCGCGGTGGACGCCGACGCCGACGGCTATCTCTCCTACGAGGAGGTCATCGGCATCGAGACCACCTCGGAGATCCCGAAACGCCAGGCCATGGCCTCCTTCCACGCCATGGACCTGGACCGGGACGGCCGGATCAGCAGGCAGGAGTACGAGCAGGCGTTCCGCTCGATGTGCCTGGGCGAGGATCCCCTGGGTGCGGCCAACCTGTTGTTGGGCTGA
- a CDS encoding nuclear transport factor 2 family protein, which produces MTHDNEAIVRRAYELAEGGVLDGEGFAALFADDGVFRDMVNGETYRGAALGEVVVKMGKLLPDVHRELHKVTVMGDVVAIELSIRGTFLGEFETPAGVVKPTGATVDVPTADFWYLRDGKIQEFNCYPGVSVLLAQLGVAPDFAVAVA; this is translated from the coding sequence ATGACCCACGACAACGAGGCCATCGTCCGCCGCGCCTACGAGCTGGCCGAGGGCGGCGTGCTGGACGGCGAGGGCTTCGCCGCCCTGTTCGCCGACGACGGCGTCTTCCGCGACATGGTCAACGGCGAGACCTACCGGGGCGCGGCCCTCGGCGAGGTGGTGGTGAAGATGGGCAAGCTGCTGCCGGATGTGCACCGCGAGCTGCACAAGGTCACCGTCATGGGCGACGTGGTGGCCATCGAGCTGTCGATCCGGGGCACCTTCCTGGGCGAGTTCGAGACGCCCGCCGGGGTGGTCAAGCCGACCGGCGCCACGGTCGACGTCCCGACCGCCGACTTCTGGTACCTGCGCGACGGCAAGATCCAGGAGTTCAACTGCTACCCCGGGGTGAGCGTGCTGCTGGCCCAGCTCGGCGTCGCGCCGGACTTCGCCGTCGCGGTGGCCTGA